One part of the Symphalangus syndactylus isolate Jambi chromosome 1, NHGRI_mSymSyn1-v2.1_pri, whole genome shotgun sequence genome encodes these proteins:
- the LOC129482803 gene encoding large ribosomal subunit protein uL22-like, which yields MVRYSLDPENPTKSCKSRGSNLRVHFKNTRETAQAIMNMHVRKATKYLKDVTLQKQCIPFRHYNGRVGRCTQAKQWGWTQDWWPQKSAEFLLHMLKNAESNAEFKGFNVDSLVIEDIQVNKAPKMRRWTYRAHGRINPYMSSPCHIKMVLTEKEQILPKPEEEVAQKKKISQKKLKKQKLMARK from the coding sequence ATGGTTCGCTATTCACTTGACCCAGAGAACCCCACAAAATCATGCAAATCAAGAGGTTCCAATCTTCGTGTTCACTTTAAGAACACTCGTGAAACTGCCCAGGCCATCATGAATATGCATGTACGAAAAGCCACGAAGTATCTGAAAGATGTCACTTTACAGAAACAGTGCATACCATTCCGACATTACAACGGTAGAGTTGGCAGGTGTACCCAGGCCAAGCAGTGGGGCTGGACACAAGATTGGTGGCCCCAAAAGAGTGCTGAATTTTTGCTGCACATGCTTAAAAATGCAGAGAGTAATGCTGAATTTAAGGGTTTCAATGTAGATTCTCTGGTCATTGAGGATATCCAAGTGAACAAAGCACCTAAGATGCGCCGCTGGACCTACAGGGCTCATGGTCGGATTAACCCATACATGAGCTCTCCCTGCCACATCAAGATGGTCCTTACTGAAAAGGAACAGATTCTTCCTAAACCAGAAGAGGAGGTTGCCCAGAAGAAAAAGATATcccagaagaaactgaagaaacaaaaacttatggCACGAAAGTAA